Part of the Colius striatus isolate bColStr4 chromosome 4, bColStr4.1.hap1, whole genome shotgun sequence genome, gatccacctcactgtccactcatccaagccacgttgcctgagctttctgacgACGATGTTATGGgaaagtgtcaaaagccttgctctcccctcatctagccagcactcatagaaggctatcaggttggtcaaacagcatttctccttggtgaatccatgttgactctccctgataactatcttttccttcatatgctTAGTGATGATATAATTCCCTAACATTTGCATCTATCCTATTCCTCCTGTAACTAATATCAAACCCTTAATTATATtaaaggcaaaaggaaacatTAAGAAGTGAAGTGGTTTCAGCTTGCAGTTCATAAAACCTGTCAGTATTGTAATGACAGCATATCAAAATATTTAACACCAGACATTAACTTAAACAACTGAGACTTCTCTCATAGCCATTCTCAGATTTATATACAACAGCAGTTGCAGACAAGTCTTAACACTTGTCACAAGGAACTAAAGAAGTGCTGCACAAAATTGGGAACTGACTTGAgcccattttaaaaaaagaatcaattCAACTCATGAAATAATacaacttgatttttttatatattctgTACCTGTAGGGTGAAACTGCACAAATTCTAAGTCCTGGCAAGGAAGACCAGCTCGTGTGACCATTGCAGTGCCGTCACCCGTACTAGTATGAGCAGATGTACAACTGAAGTAAGTGCGGCCATACCCACTACAGAACACACAAATGAACAGAATTagctggagggagggaggaatcAATGGAACATCCCACCCACCTATCCTGTTTGTGCAACAGTGGAAATAGAAAAGAGGGTTGACAATCAAGATGCATAAATTTTGCCATCTCCTGTTTCAAGTTCtaccaaaagaaagcaaaattggTGTTGCACTGTTATGCTCAATCATATTTGAAAAAACGATGATGACAGAAggtccaagaaaaaaaaataattccaaagCAGAATATCTAGGTTAGTGTCAGAGGcctttttgacagaaaaaagtTACTCCAGAAATTCCTCTCAATCTAATACCAGATTTCATTTGAACGATTACTGTCAGTTTTATAAAAAATTGCACATAACAATGGTTTTTATCCTTGATATAGCTCTCATGTTACAGTCTTAGATTTCAAAATTTGGTGTTTAATACTTAATTTTAGATAACTAATTCTTATACCTAAACCAAACAGCTTAGCTTCCAATGTGATCGAGAACTGTCAGTACTAACAATTTCAGGACAAGCTCTCAGACACCAACATACACATAGTGTGTATCTCAAAATACCCAAAACAGTCTCAGCTTTAATAAAACCAAATGATGTAGGTGACCAAAATATTGCTATGACAggtatttttataaatatttttcatactgAAACAGATAGGAGACAGCCATAAGTAGCAAAAGACTAATGCAGATAGTATTCTAATGAATACATACAAACTTTGCAACCAAGTAATATTAAGTTACACCTATCTTCTGATAATTTCATCCTACAACAGATTTACCAATGTTGGCATCTTAATGTAACAGGTTCTGcacaattttgaaaaaaatgttgcttcCTACAGGAAACTCAGAACCCTACAGATATACACACGTTGATAGCCTTGCAATGTGTGGTTTAAACAGTACGTTTTAACAATCTAAGACCATTTGGACCACATGTACTGCTCTTACGCATATCAATTGAATTCTACAACAAAGAGATAAAAACTTAGACCTCATTAAATTTATACTTGGTCACAAAATTAGTAAGTGCCTTCTTTCAGGGGGGATGACTGAATTCAGTTATATTGCTTTTGATCAAAGGCAGGAAGAAAAGGTGGACACAGAATTTCTGGTTTTCACATCAACACATCATCTCTACATTGTAGATACACAAACACAGGTACAAACACACAGACTTCCAACTAGTACCACTCTCAAGTTTCTGTCCATCATAAAAGTTACATTACCCAGTGGCAATGACTGTGTTCTTTGCTCTAAACCGATGGATAGTGCCATCTTCTATGCAAAGGGCAATAACACCATGACATTCTCCATTTTCCATGAGTAAGTCCAAGGCAAAATATTCAACAAAGTAGCTTGTATCGTATCTTAAAGACTggaggaaaataacaaaaaggaaCTTCAATAATAATCCAAAACCAAAAGTAACCTCTCCTCAAAACTGTCAATGCATACAGGTTATATTGGGATAAAAACATACCCCGCCACCTCTCAGGGAAGTGGAGTTTCTCACAAATCTTTACAAATATTTGCTAATGAATCTATTCTATCTTAGAGACACAAACTTGGTTAGTTACCAAACTACTTAATCCTGAAAAGTTGTAGCAAGTCTTGCTGACAAGCTACTCCTTTCCCTCTACATTTGGCAACGCTTTAGTCATCCACAGTGCTTGATACATGTACCCGCACGCTTCACTTAACCTCTTGCAGAAAGTGGAATGCATCTCCAGAAGCTTAGTGTACCAGCAGAAGCAACAAGCATCAAAGTCAAACATTCTTTCATGCCCTCAAGGAACAGACCAGTGCTTGGCAGCACTGAGCATCTGTATTGCAGCACCATGTACAGTGTGAACCTGAAGGACAGCAAGCAGCAAGGTACTAAGCAAATACAGAAACATTAGCTACTAGGTACTTAATTTCAGGTTTCAAGTATCTTACTGCCATATTTCTTCAATTATGGTTTGTAGACCTGCAAGGAACAGATGCTGAGACAGTCACTTACTTGACATACAACAAGCTCAGAAATGCACAGTAGATCTTCATGCATTTAGACATCATATTTCCCCTTGCTCCTTGTTTGAAGATGAGTGAAAGAAAACTCTCCCTTGTACCTCCTGCCAGAGCTCCCCAATGCTGTCATGCcagattttttgaaaaaaagttttttggGGAAAATTTACATAAATTCTCTTTAGGTCTAGTTAACAAGACACAAAAGTACTGACAGTGAAGAACTCCTAAGGACTACTAACAGTGCACACTAATTTACATCCAGTGCTTTCATGAGACCCATAATAATAATCTTTCAACTTATTCTATTCCTTCATACTTCTGATGGAAAACAAGCAACACCTTGGCTACATCCTTCCACATTGCCTTCAAAATTGTTATCAGTCACTTCCCTTGATTCCTCATTCATATGTGAGCAGCTACACACTTGGAGtgtttccccctccccaaactccatatggggggaaaaaataaaattattaattgcaaatacaaaaacccaaaccaagtTCACTTCACAACTGCTTACCCTGCCATACAGAGTATGCAACAGTGAGTGCCCCGTCCTGTCTGCAACACAACAGCATCTGTGAGCCTGTCCTCCTTTTCCAAACTGAAGACTCTGTCCACCAAATGCACGCTGAtagatttttccttcttcagttcTGCTGAACGGCATCCCATAATTTTCCAGCTGTCGAACCCAAACACAAGTATCAGAAACTCTTGGATTGTTATGCATAGAAAGTTATTTTACTATGTTCCTATTAAAAGGATCTCTTTGGAAGCTAGCTAGTCTGTGTTATAAACACTTGGAGCTGACATCAACTCCAGTGAGTCTCACCTCTATCACTGCAGCAGGGGCTTGCTCAGTCATGTAGTGTATGGCATCCTGGTCACCCAGCCAATCAGACCCTTTCACGGTATCATAGAAATGCCACCTCCAGTTATCATCCTCCATGTTTCCCAGAGCAGCATTGATCCCTCCCTGAAAATGAATTGCATTTTCCCAGAATTATATCATTGAAGTACAGTTTTAGCAGGTTTTTgttatttccattaaaaataaaagttgcaTAAGGTTTATGCCTCTGTGCATAAGAAATACAGTCATCAGATTTAATGTAGCTATGAGACATCCATGCAATTTATCAGTTTCACAAATAGCTCTTGCTTTAAGCTATTTTGTGTAACATGAAGAATTGCAAAGTTACATTGAATGTAGTGAAAAAGTACTAAATAGAATCTAAACATATATTGCCCTCCAAACAGCTTCAACTAAATATGCAATATTTACAAAATGTGGTCTTGAAACCTGATGTTCAATCAGCTTTTTGACAGCaggcatttttttaaacatttgttccACCTCATTTCTCACCTGTGCAGCAACAGTATGAGATCTGGTAGGAAACAGCTTTGTAACACATGCTGTATTAAATCCAGCTTCTGACAAACCAAATGCAGCCCGCagtcctgctcctcctgctcccacaacAACTGCATCAAATTCATGGTCCACTACTGGATATTGTgtagaaatctgaaaaaatagATCAGTTTGATATGGTCACAAATATTTCAAGCTAAGTCAAATTTAAGTTTCATGGAGACACAGGCTGTATAGTTTTAATGTCCTTAACAGATATTTGCAATGAATGCTACATCTTATGCTCTTCTGAGTGGAAACtatcaataaaaaaaaccacacacttCAGCAACTTAAGTCTCATTGTGTACTTGAACGTCATTCTGCACGAAAAGTCAAGTATGTAGTTGTTTCATGTCTCAAGCATTAAGAGCACTATTTCATCTGTTACATAAGATATACAGAAGTACAGACATACCGAATCAGAAACCTTCGtagaagcatttttctttccatagaCGGTGAAGTGTAAGTTGCGTGCAAGAGCCTGGCACGTCGCTGGCCACTACATAAAGAAGTCAAGACAACTATTAAAGAACAAATGTTTCCACAGGAAGGAATTCCAGCATTCTTGGCTACCTCACATTCATAACAAACTTTTACTTCCCACTGATACCACATATACCAGAATATTGTATAAATGTATTCTAAAGCTACATGCAAGGAAGTTTTggctttccagaaaaaaacaaaacaaaacagttttgacTGGATGAGAGAATAGCCTGATAGCCTGCAAGTAACAAGGTGTCACAGACTATCTGCTATTTACTTCAATAACACTAATCAGTCTCTCAGATCCAGTATTGACTCTTTGCTTTGATAAGTCAAAACAATCAGAATTTCAATCTCCACCATGTAAAGCTCCAGTGTGTTGGCATCTGGTAGTCCTTTATACCATTCAGAAAAATACTCCTAATCCAGCATATACAATTGATGAGAACAGTAACACTAAGCCACATTAGTGACCCATGCCATGACGTCAGCACTTCCTTATTTGAAACATATCCTAAAACGCGCTGGAGTGAGATTTGCCTTTCCAGTAACTGTTATATTTGTGgttcacagaatgataggggttggaagggacctctagagatcatttagtctaaCTCAttgctaaaacaggtccacctagatcaggtcactcaggaacaaacccatgtccaggcaggttttgaaaacctccagagaagaagacacCACAAGCTTTATGGGcactctgtgccagggctccctcaccctcacaggaaattAGTATATCTCTTCATGTtacagtggaacttcctgtgttccagcttgtgcccattcctccttgtcctgtcactgggcactagagaaaaaaagactcaccccaccctcttgacacctgccctttagttatctgtaagtgttgatgaggtcccccctcagtctcctactctccaggctaaacagccccaggtcttgcagcctttcctcacaagagaGACGCTGCATTCCCCTCACCATCTTTGTAGCTTtccgctggactctctccagaatttctctgtcactcctaAACTGAGAAGAccaaaactagacacagtactccaaatgTGGCACAGAATACGCTAAAAAACAGATCTTCCCTCCCTATAACTTCCAAATGTCCATCTCTTCCCCCACACCTCTAGGGAACTACAGTACACGTTCCTTGACCTAGTTTTATCGTGTCTCATATTAATTTCCTCAAACTGTCTTCTTGCATAACAGTGAGTGTAATACGTTACCATTATTTGCTAACACACTTCTGCATTTTACAGCCACATGCATGATCAGTCTTAAGACTGACCTGTAAGGATTTCTACTGGCACCCTCCTCCAGGCAGTTACTCTCTCCTTTCCACCCTGCTGTGTTATCAACCTTTTTGATTGATTCCACGTCCACTTTAGATCCTGTATTAATCACTTTCATTAATATTTCACATACAGAATCAAATCAGTTAGTTATGCTACCAGGAACATCATGGTCTTCATTAATTTAAAGGCTGAATAAGGGCCCATCCACTCCCATCTAAAGCACAATGATAACTCTTTATGACTTCCTCCCTCTCAGTAGAtagtcttttctgttttgctttacaAGACAAAGACAACCATAGCTGCATTTATAGGGTCCTTTTCACAATCCCAAGCTAATTATAGACAGGCACGGTGAGAACagtgaaaagaaactgaaaattgcCCCGTTACCATAGAGAAAAACAAGCCTTCACTAAGGACTGCTCGCAGATCACCACCAACAAAATCGACGAAAGTCAACTGCTAGCCAGATGTAAGCAACATGCAGATATACACCAGCCTACTCGGGGATCCAGAGGGAGCCGCCAGCAAGCTTTCTACCCAGGTGCTAGGACTGGAAGGTTCTGCATCGGCTAAGCTCTTGCAGGTAAGACCTTTTCCCGCTGCCTTCCTCTGTACCTCAAGGAGCCTGCTCACGGCCTAAGGCTACGGGGCTCGCCCtcagagccaggagcagcagcctgtccACGCCCACCGCCAGCTACCTCCTAGAAACCTGCCCCAGGGGCCGATCAGCAAGGATTACTCTGCTCCAAAACACACGGACTACGTCTGCACAGGGGacactgggcagcccagccGCGACTCCGCGCCCTGCGACAAGTGCTCCCTGCCAAGGTCACGGGGGAGACAGCCGGTACGGGCCGCTGCCGGCAGCCGCTCACAGGCCGCGGGAGAAGACAGGCCGGGCCGGAGCCTAGGACGCTCCCCCGCTACGGCTGAGGGCAGAGGCGGGAGAGATGCGGGGCCCCCGGGCCCAGACGGCCCATCTCCCTCCCCAAGGGGCTTCTCCGCGCCAGCCCCGAGGCCTGGCTTTTCCTCCTCCGCCGGAACGCCGGCAGAAGAGCGGGGCAGAGCGGACCGTGGACAGGCACTCACCGCCCGGGCCGCCGGCCGCAGCCAGCGCTTCGCCCAGCCCCGCGAAGCCacagcagccgccgccgccattTCACTCGGACCCGAAGGAGCGAACGAGGGCGCACGCGCAAACCCGCTGCTAACGGCACCGGTACCCGCGAGGCTCGGCGGGAGAGACCAATTGTGCTGGGAGGGGGGGAGCTCCAGGCTGAGTAAGCGGATGCAGGCGGTCGGGTCAGCGCTTAGGCCTCGAGCAAGTCCCTCCAAGTTTCCCCTTTGTCTAGTGTAATGGGCCGGCCCGGGCGGCGGCAAGGCCGGCGGGTGACAGCGACAGCGCTGATGCGCAGCTCCGCGCTGGCGGCCGGGTAGGTGTCTGTCCCGCTGCGGGACGGGCCCAGCGCTGGGGCTTGCGAGGCGGACGAACCCGCAGGCCTTCGGGGCGGCGGCACCACCATGAGTTAACGCGCCGCCAGCCGTGGAAGGGGGTGGGCAGTACCGGCGGCACCGCCGAAGCCCGGGGTAGCCGTCACGGTGGTGCGGTCCCGGCCGCGCCGAGGCTGACAGTTGCAGAGCAGGCCGAGGAGCCTCTCGCCGAACCAAAGCGCGTCCGCGGAGAGTTCGGAAGTGCCAGGCTCGCAGTTTGAGGGTCTCGGGCGGGACTGCTGTGGTCCGCGTGAGAGGGCGGCGGTGGGAGCGGCCCCGCTGCTCTGCGTGCGGCTCAGGCCGTGTTTCTCTCCTGTAAATGTCAGGTGTCtccatgaataatttaaacgaCCCTCCCAACTGGAACATCCTGCCAAATCAACGAGAGCCCGGGGATGAAGGCAGCAAATGGAATTACGCCTTGCTGGTCCCCATGCTGGGCTTGGCCGCCTTCCGTAAGTAGCAGCATCCAGGCCGCTCTGCTGGAGGCGGAGTGCTTCCCCGCCTGCACAAGGGGCATCTCTGAAGCAGTGCAGTGATAAAGTAGTTCCCCATCTAGCGATTGGCTCTGGTGTACTCACTTAAAACGTTGTAAACGGCTAGCCCTCTTTATAGCATTAAGGCAATGGCCGTTTTTATCACATGAAATTGAATCCATATTTAATAAGCTCCAGTTTACAAAGCTCTCTCAAAAGAGTGGATATATGACATAGTAACAATCCGAGGAGCTGTTGATGTATAGTCATTCTCAGTGCAGTTCTGCCAGTTTGTTAACCcctaactttatttttttctttaatctaaAAAGTGTATGCATCAGCAATAAAAGTTGAGGGGATTTTTTGCTTCAAGGGAAGCACGATCATTTCAAGTAACTTACCGTGAAATATGGACCCACAGAAATATATCATGTGGGTCATGTGAATAAAAGTGACTATCacagggcaggacaggaaaGAAAGTTTTTTTATGAATTAATAGCCTTATTAGTGGCACAGTTAATCAACTATACCCATGAATGTTACGTGTTATGTGTCTCAAAGTCTTATTTGTACATGATAGGTTGGATCTGGACCAGAGAATgtcaaaaagaaatagaaagagaaaaaaaagaatattacaAGAGACATTCATCTTTACAAAAAGACCTGGAAGCCAAATACAGGGATGTAATCACAGAAAGTCGTCGCACAGTTGCTCGTTTGGAGTTGGAGCTTGAAAAGGAACGCAACAGAACCCTGAGTTACCGTGAAGCCCTTGTGTCCCAGAGTCGCAAACTGGTAGAAGAAAGAAGGATCctagagcaggagcaggagaagTTAGAGCAAGAAAAGCAAGTCCTTCTGCActcaggagcagcaggaaaCTTGTACCACAGTTGTGTGGCAAAGGAAGAAGAGTGGCAAAAGAGAGCCAATATTTTACTAAAAGAATTTGAAGAGGGACTTAAAGAAAGACAGGACATCTACTGTAGTCTTGTTATACCCAGAAGCCAGAGACTAGAGATAGAGAAAAATCTGCTAGTTAAAGCAGCAACTGATCCCGTTGCTATGGCTCTACATATGGAAAGTGgcttaaaagatattttcaagCATGATAACTACTGCGGCAATCTGcttaacagaaacaaaagtcaAAATGGAAAACTTATGTGGCTGTATCTGAGATATTGGGAACTAGCTATTGAATTAGAGAAGTTCAAGAGGGCAGAAAAGTCCATGTTAGGAAAAAGATAAGTAGGGGAAGCAATGGGATTACATATGACCCATGGTGCATAGTAGGGACAAGCACAGTTGTAGTCTGAAGCTGATAAAATTCTCTTactgtgtttctgcttctccttctcATTGCACTTGTGTTTGCATGGGACCTGTGCAGTGTTGGTGCCTTTCCTTTCACTGTCTAACCTATGCATGCTCTTAAACTCTGTGAGTATGTTTTTATTGCAGACTGCAGTGTGGTATAGAGGTATGCCAGCTTCCACAGGtatcagaagcagcaaaacacaACTCTGTTTAGAGTGATTTACCTAGTTGATGGTCATACTCCATCATCAGAGAAGTGTGATTTGGCTCCCCACCCAGCACTGGGATAGCACAATGTGCTCCTTACGCCTCGTCTTACGTGGTGCCTCAACacaatctttattttttaaagtttgcttGTTTAAGCTACACTGATTTTGAGGCTCATGTTTGGAGCAAACTGCTTGCcacatttatatacatatatacatttatGTATATGTGTGGATGTGTGTAAATATGTGAATTAGTATGCTGAGGGGGGAGTAGTATGATCATATTTCAAATTAATCAGTCTTATAGTGTCTTCCAGTTTCGTATATGAATAGTACTTTATGAATGCAGCATCGAAAAGATGATGATGAAAATAAACCATAAAGGAACAGATTGATGAAAGTCTCATTGGAGTGAGGGATCCATGCTTGAATACTACAGAGTGTGTAAACTCAAAGTTAGAGTCCCATCATACTGCTCCGTCACAGATCCGTAGGAGCCACCTTCTTTTTCAAATGTGCCATTATTTTGGAGaataacttttttcttcctctgctctaaTCCAGCCTTATACCTCAAAGGTTTTACCTTTTTGTTTATAAAATCTGGTCTTCTCTGTTACTTGACTTTGATTAGTGTTGGTAGGTTATCAGTTTTTGAATGAGCAGTTCTTTTGTCTTCTGACGGCTGGACTTGACAAACACATTTGCTCTAGGCAGTCAGCTACTGCATGGCTTGGAAGCAATCCAGCTAAGTGAATGCCCATCCAAGTTTAGCAGTGAACTCCAGCAGATGTGGATTCTTCTCTTACAGTTTTTCTTCCTGGTTTCACTTCAGTCTGAGCACAGAAGATAGCAGATAAATCTTTTGAAGTAGTTCATGCAGCCTAATCCAGTTACCCAGCAAAATTGTCTATCATGAAACAAAATTCTTAAACAGAATACATGTTTCCCAACTACCGTTTTGCAGTTTGTGATTTTGCTCACCTGTGTGGTGATAATTATACTGTTGTATTGATTTATTAGTCTCTTATGTAGTGATGGGggttttttcttggttttttggttttttttttaataaagttgtAGTAGGTAAGACAGacctataaaaaaaaaaatacctacaCAAACACCAGAGTGGCCAAAGTTTGTCTCTATGTAAAGCATATGCAGGCTGGAAGTTAATGCAACAATGATCCAGATGAGTTACTCCTCTTGTGTGACAGCTTGAGCCAAGCTGCTGTTGCTGGCCATGTGCACATACCCTGCTTGCCCAGTAGAACAAATTAGTTTTAATAACTTAACCTGTGTGTAATTCCTCCAGGATGTGGAGAGTGTCTGATCACACAGCTGTGGCACATTTCTTGTGTACATACAGGCAGTTAAGCAACTTGGTTGACAAACAGCAGCCAGTTAAGCAATGACAATGTATTTTGAGATTCATGCCTTGAATTTGTACATGTTCATTAGTTCTTAGTATTAAAAGAGCAAACATTTtatagtttttctttcatttttttcaaagtttgcCACGGACATCACCCAAAATGCTTAAGGAAAATGTAATTGGGGGTAAAATACTTTAATCAGTATAAATACTTAAGTTGAAGCACCATAGGCTCAATTGTACAGGGTTAGATGAAACCTAATAAATGTCTGATACttgctttcactttttttaaagtggcAATTATTTGTACAACTAGTTGTTGAACTGTTGTTCATGAACACTCTGCAGATTAGTATATTAAGACTGAAGAGGAGGATTTTTAAGATTCTATAACTAGTCATAACTAGAAGCATTGGTCATGTTAGTTTCTACCAAAACTCGTATATGTTGATGTTACatatttttgaaacatttccCCTTTATAGGATGTTAAATTGAAAGTTCTGTTCTAAGCTTTATCTTGCCCAAAAGCTTATTTTTTGGGTCagttttttgtttggaaatgcCCATATAGATGTAGAGTGCAAGAATAATTTGTTCTCAAAATGTTTAATGAACTTATTTTTTGTTATGAAAATGGTCAGTCACCCATTAAACAGTAACAGTTAATAAAAACACTTGCATATTTCTGCACTGTTTTGTAACTTGGGCAGGGTGGATGGAAGGACCGAAACAGTATTTTATTCCATCTTTCCAGGCAAATTACAGAATTTTAAGGTTTTACAAAAAGGACAGTTTTTAAATTGGCATGTAAAATGTTTTGGTCTTGGTGCCGAGAAGGAGAATAGGTTGGAAaggtttgtttctttcctggGAAAGAAGCATATTGTTAAATAGAAAAGGGCACCAGCTTTAACTTTTAAAGATGAGTAGTTAAAACTACCATCCCACTGAAAGATGGGGGTAATTTCTTCTGTCTGTTACATAGACTATTTTGCCTTCCTCCAGAATCCCTCAGATTTCTCATTCTCCACATGagctgcttttcatttccttctgtggattttctcatcttcctgtcTGATGTGAAGAACTACAATCCAGCTGCTCTTGTACAGCATTCAGACACTCTGGAAGTACCCAT contains:
- the CCDC127 gene encoding coiled-coil domain-containing protein 127 isoform X1; this translates as MSGVSMNNLNDPPNWNILPNQREPGDEGSKWNYALLVPMLGLAAFRWIWTRECQKEIEREKKEYYKRHSSLQKDLEAKYRDVITESRRTVARLELELEKERNRTLSYREALVSQSRKLVEERRILEQEQEKLEQEKQVLLHSGAAGNLYHSCVAKEEEWQKRANILLKEFEEGLKERQDIYCSLVIPRSQRLEIEKNLLVKAATDPVAMALHMESGLKDIFKHDNYCGNLLNRNKSQNGKLMWLYLRYWELAIELEKFKRAEKSMLGKR
- the CCDC127 gene encoding coiled-coil domain-containing protein 127 isoform X2, with the protein product MNNLNDPPNWNILPNQREPGDEGSKWNYALLVPMLGLAAFRWIWTRECQKEIEREKKEYYKRHSSLQKDLEAKYRDVITESRRTVARLELELEKERNRTLSYREALVSQSRKLVEERRILEQEQEKLEQEKQVLLHSGAAGNLYHSCVAKEEEWQKRANILLKEFEEGLKERQDIYCSLVIPRSQRLEIEKNLLVKAATDPVAMALHMESGLKDIFKHDNYCGNLLNRNKSQNGKLMWLYLRYWELAIELEKFKRAEKSMLGKR